In Photobacterium sp. TLY01, the following proteins share a genomic window:
- a CDS encoding IS3 family transposase (programmed frameshift), with amino-acid sequence MTKKRRSFSPEFKRDTASLVLDQNYSIPEACRSVDVGETALRRWVDQLRAERGGQTPTSKALTSEQQKIQELEARINRLEREKAIPKKGHSSLNVGRTRTYTLIDQLREHESVHLVCSVFDISSSSYYDYKQRQQRVDVERMELRSEVNRLFTLSRGAAGSRTITWMMRERRYSIGRFKVRALMKEAQLISKQPGPHVYRNATVERLDVPNRLNREFHACGPNQAWCGDITYIWAGNRWCYLAAVIDLFRRRVVGWAMSDKPDASLAAKALTMAYEQRGRPQDVLFHSDQGCQYTSRLFRQHLWRYRMTQSMSRRGNCWDNAPMERLFRSLKSEWIPATGYTSLTDSTKDISRYLMDYYNWERPHSYNDGIPPAKAEYQPNLLSGIS; translated from the exons ATGACCAAAAAACGACGCTCATTTAGTCCTGAGTTCAAACGTGATACTGCAAGTTTGGTACTCGACCAGAATTATTCAATTCCTGAGGCATGCCGCTCCGTTGACGTCGGAGAGACGGCACTTAGACGTTGGGTTGATCAGCTCAGAGCTGAGCGCGGTGGCCAAACACCAACATCGAAAGCACTCACGTCAGAACAGCAAAAAATTCAGGAGCTTGAAGCACGAATTAATCGCTTAGAGCGGGAAAAAGCGATTC CTAAAAAAGGCCACAGCTCTCTTAATGTCGGACGAACTCGAACGTACACGCTGATAGACCAGTTGAGGGAGCATGAATCGGTTCACTTGGTCTGTTCAGTATTCGATATTTCTTCATCCAGTTATTACGACTACAAGCAACGACAACAACGCGTTGATGTTGAACGCATGGAACTTCGTAGCGAAGTCAATCGACTCTTTACACTCAGCCGAGGTGCTGCCGGTAGTCGTACGATCACCTGGATGATGCGTGAACGCCGTTATTCCATCGGTCGTTTCAAAGTCAGAGCGCTGATGAAAGAAGCGCAACTTATCAGTAAGCAGCCAGGTCCACATGTTTACAGGAATGCGACCGTTGAGCGGCTTGATGTTCCGAACCGTCTCAACCGAGAATTTCATGCGTGTGGACCTAATCAGGCTTGGTGTGGTGATATCACTTACATCTGGGCTGGTAATCGGTGGTGCTATCTGGCTGCTGTGATTGACCTGTTCCGTCGTCGTGTTGTCGGTTGGGCGATGTCAGATAAACCAGATGCTTCATTAGCCGCAAAGGCTCTGACCATGGCCTATGAGCAAAGAGGCCGGCCACAAGATGTACTGTTTCATTCAGATCAAGGCTGTCAGTACACCAGTCGTCTGTTTCGCCAACATCTATGGCGTTATCGCATGACTCAAAGTATGAGTCGTCGTGGTAATTGTTGGGACAACGCACCCATGGAGCGGTTGTTTAGAAGTCTGAAATCGGAGTGGATACCAGCAACAGGCTATACATCGTTGACAGACTCAACCAAAGATATCAGTCGTTATCTGATGGACTACTACAACTGGGAAAGGCCACACAGCTACAATGATGGTATTCCGCCTGCAAAGGCAGAATACCAACCTAATTTACTGTCCGGAATTAGTTGA